The following are encoded in a window of Lactobacillus panisapium genomic DNA:
- a CDS encoding YueI family protein gives MSDDLNTRVANAAQGITPQTKPDERRRFLGSLRERVFVRMTNAEVENKKLTDLFLAHFQDYLKYSLLINCNVNDDFLSQVETQCSQNNIPFTIVSDETAKTGPDDTAILVVAQTAINKMRIEIAQVYPPEIPKTELSQPTKPKKVGFWKRIFHGDK, from the coding sequence ATGTCCGATGATTTAAATACCAGAGTTGCCAATGCAGCACAAGGAATCACCCCCCAGACAAAGCCTGATGAACGCAGGCGCTTCTTAGGATCACTACGTGAGCGGGTTTTTGTCAGAATGACAAATGCGGAAGTTGAAAATAAAAAATTAACTGACCTATTTTTAGCTCACTTTCAGGACTATCTTAAATATTCACTTTTAATTAACTGCAATGTAAATGATGACTTTTTAAGTCAAGTAGAAACCCAATGCAGTCAAAATAACATTCCATTTACCATTGTCAGTGACGAAACTGCTAAAACTGGCCCAGATGATACGGCGATTTTGGTAGTTGCGCAAACAGCAATTAATAAAATGCGAATCGAAATTGCGCAAGTTTATCCACCAGAAATACCTAAAACGGAGCTGAGCCAACCAACTAAACCTAAAAAAGTCGGTTTTTGGAAACGGATTTTTCATGGAGACAAATAA
- the rpsD gene encoding 30S ribosomal protein S4: MSRYTGPSWKRSRRLGISLSGTGKELSRRNYAPGQHGPNSRGRLSEYGEQLHEKQKLRWMYGLNERQFRTLFKRAGKIREGEHGTNFMILLECRLDSLVYRLGLATTREQARQLVNHGHITVDGKRVDIPSYEVKVGQVIGLKEKSKNLQQVKDALEAAASRPSFVSFDDNKLEGSLVRLPERDEMEPEINEALVVEYYNKLL; encoded by the coding sequence ATGTCAAGATATACAGGTCCAAGTTGGAAACGTTCAAGAAGATTAGGTATTTCACTTTCAGGTACTGGTAAGGAACTTAGCCGTCGTAACTATGCTCCTGGTCAACACGGTCCTAATTCACGTGGTCGTTTGTCAGAATACGGTGAGCAACTTCACGAAAAGCAAAAGTTGCGCTGGATGTACGGCTTAAACGAGCGTCAATTTAGAACTTTGTTCAAGCGCGCTGGTAAAATCCGTGAAGGTGAGCACGGTACTAACTTCATGATTTTACTTGAATGCCGTTTAGACAGTCTTGTTTACCGTCTAGGCTTAGCTACTACTAGAGAACAAGCTAGACAATTAGTAAACCACGGTCACATTACTGTTGATGGCAAACGTGTTGACATTCCATCTTACGAAGTTAAAGTTGGTCAAGTTATTGGCCTTAAGGAAAAGTCAAAGAACTTACAACAAGTTAAAGATGCACTTGAAGCAGCTGCATCCCGTCCATCATTTGTTTCATTTGATGACAACAAATTGGAAGGTTCACTTGTACGTCTTCCAGAACGTGATGAAATGGAACCAGAAATTAATGAAGCTTTAGTTGTTGAATACTACAACAAGTTACTTTAA
- the ezrA gene encoding septation ring formation regulator EzrA: protein MSSTQSIIVIIAILIIILIIAFMLIVNRKQLREIIELDDLITKIEKMNLDADIIKLDKMDLAGESLTTLTTWRKNYDQTTTKKIPEVQDLIEKAAEQNAHYQLFKAKKNINQAQEVMRPTFDDAKNTKEVFTELLESNRENQMQLDDLNKNYQDMRKQVLADSFEYGQALDQIESELSAIEGDFTEAKSLTAQGDQVEAKRVLSKIKVALTGVKTKLPEIRQARHELDTVFQDQLREISDSYKKMMSSKYYITKIDVLAEIKNVRTEVDDARKLLQDLKIDELNKKISKIQKEIANLYDVLAKEYKARPFVEENQDKIQRLLSHEQVESKKLVEKLRHIDESYELTHGELAESRQLEQEVNDMNRQYTVDTQNIADGNGVYSDIKASWLSMLERLREISDKQTKMAQDVDGLYDSENVANDSINRFKQEVSLVYRRLERKNLPGNPDTFVQMYTLVVNEIGHVAKELSEVRINMEKISNELIQISDDVERLKREADEIINCADLVELTLQYSNKYSSNETIKKAQTKAMELYSQEFNYKDALDTIATALEKVEPGSYQRLENAYYSDKKNN from the coding sequence ATGTCATCAACTCAGTCAATTATTGTAATAATTGCAATTTTAATCATCATTCTAATTATAGCATTTATGCTCATCGTTAATCGGAAGCAGCTGCGGGAAATAATTGAGCTTGACGACTTGATTACCAAGATTGAGAAAATGAACTTGGACGCAGACATTATCAAGCTGGATAAAATGGATCTTGCGGGAGAGAGTTTAACGACATTAACTACTTGGCGCAAAAATTATGATCAAACCACAACGAAGAAGATTCCAGAAGTTCAGGATTTGATTGAAAAGGCTGCTGAACAAAACGCTCATTATCAGCTTTTTAAGGCTAAGAAAAATATCAATCAAGCTCAGGAAGTTATGAGACCGACTTTTGATGATGCCAAAAATACTAAGGAAGTCTTTACTGAACTTTTAGAGTCAAATCGTGAAAATCAAATGCAGCTTGATGATTTAAATAAAAATTATCAGGATATGCGCAAGCAGGTTTTGGCTGATTCCTTTGAGTATGGTCAAGCATTGGACCAAATTGAAAGTGAGCTGTCCGCAATAGAAGGTGACTTTACCGAAGCCAAAAGTCTAACTGCACAAGGTGATCAAGTTGAAGCAAAAAGAGTCTTGTCAAAAATCAAGGTTGCATTAACTGGTGTGAAAACTAAATTACCAGAAATCAGACAGGCTCGTCATGAACTTGATACGGTTTTCCAGGATCAACTACGGGAAATTTCTGATTCATACAAAAAGATGATGTCGTCGAAGTATTACATTACCAAGATTGATGTACTAGCAGAAATTAAAAATGTGCGGACTGAAGTTGATGATGCGCGTAAGTTGTTACAAGATCTAAAAATCGATGAACTTAATAAGAAGATTAGTAAAATTCAAAAAGAAATTGCCAACTTATACGATGTCTTAGCGAAAGAATACAAGGCTCGTCCTTTTGTTGAGGAAAATCAGGACAAAATTCAGCGCCTTCTTTCTCACGAACAAGTTGAATCGAAAAAATTAGTTGAGAAGTTGCGTCATATTGATGAAAGTTACGAGTTAACTCACGGTGAATTAGCTGAAAGTCGGCAGTTAGAGCAAGAAGTAAATGACATGAATCGGCAATATACCGTTGATACGCAAAATATTGCTGACGGAAACGGAGTCTATTCCGATATTAAGGCTTCTTGGTTAAGCATGCTTGAGCGGCTGCGCGAAATTTCTGATAAGCAGACCAAGATGGCACAAGACGTTGATGGCTTATATGATTCCGAAAATGTTGCTAACGACTCAATCAATCGCTTTAAGCAAGAAGTTTCATTAGTATACCGCCGCTTGGAGCGGAAAAATCTGCCGGGTAATCCTGATACTTTTGTACAGATGTACACCTTGGTAGTAAATGAAATCGGTCATGTTGCTAAGGAACTTAGCGAAGTAAGAATTAACATGGAAAAAATTTCTAATGAATTAATTCAGATTTCAGATGACGTTGAACGTTTGAAAAGAGAAGCAGACGAAATTATTAACTGTGCCGATTTAGTAGAACTGACCTTGCAATATTCTAATAAGTATTCAAGTAATGAGACAATTAAAAAAGCGCAAACTAAGGCAATGGAATTGTATAGCCAAGAATTTAATTACAAAGATGCTCTTGACACCATCGCCACTGCTCTTGAAAAAGTGGAACCAGGATCATATCAACGCTTAGAAAATGCTTATTATTCAGATAAGAAAAATAACTAA
- a CDS encoding cysteine desulfurase family protein codes for MIYFDNSATTKIDPSVLSTYDQVAQTIWGNPSSLHKLGDRAFQLLESSRKQIASLLGTQTEEIFYTSGGTESNNLAIKGTAFQKRKFGKHLITSSVEHASVTNAFNTLEYLGFRVTHLPVDKQGRVNVNDLRNAIDSDTTLVSIMGVNNEIGTIQPIDEISDLLSNYPTINFHVDNVQALGKNIWSRVFTPRVDFSSLSAHKFHGPRGIGVFYKREGKMLAPLHDGGGQEKGMRSGTENLPAIAAMAKAMRLVLTDEKAKADKEAAIKAKIVDYLQKKPGIKIFSPVNDNFAPHILCFSLEGIRGETLVHTLEEHDIYTSTTSACASTKVDEASTLIAMHIDDKIATSAIRLSFDETNTLEEADEFIAVFDQIYRHFARINHLGE; via the coding sequence GTGATTTATTTTGACAATAGTGCAACGACTAAAATTGATCCGTCTGTTTTAAGTACCTATGATCAAGTTGCGCAAACCATTTGGGGCAATCCGTCAAGTTTGCACAAATTAGGTGATCGGGCGTTTCAATTATTGGAAAGCTCCCGAAAACAAATCGCTAGTTTATTAGGAACACAAACCGAGGAAATCTTTTATACTTCTGGTGGAACTGAATCTAATAATTTGGCGATTAAAGGAACGGCTTTTCAGAAAAGAAAATTTGGCAAACACTTGATAACTTCTAGTGTTGAACATGCGTCTGTCACAAATGCTTTTAATACTTTGGAGTACCTCGGCTTTCGGGTTACGCACTTGCCAGTTGATAAACAAGGGCGGGTTAATGTCAATGACCTTCGCAACGCAATTGATTCAGATACTACCTTAGTTTCAATAATGGGTGTTAATAATGAAATTGGCACTATTCAGCCAATTGATGAGATTAGCGATCTGTTAAGCAATTATCCGACTATCAATTTTCATGTAGATAATGTTCAGGCATTAGGCAAAAATATTTGGTCACGCGTATTCACCCCGCGGGTCGATTTTTCCAGTCTTTCGGCGCATAAATTCCACGGACCACGCGGTATTGGCGTTTTCTATAAAAGAGAAGGTAAGATGCTTGCACCCCTTCACGATGGTGGAGGGCAAGAAAAAGGCATGCGTTCAGGAACCGAAAATTTACCGGCAATCGCGGCAATGGCGAAAGCGATGCGTTTAGTCTTAACTGATGAAAAAGCTAAGGCTGATAAAGAAGCAGCAATTAAAGCTAAGATTGTTGATTATCTGCAGAAAAAGCCAGGAATTAAAATATTTTCACCAGTTAACGATAATTTTGCTCCGCACATTCTATGCTTTTCACTAGAAGGCATTCGGGGCGAAACACTTGTCCATACTTTGGAAGAACATGATATTTATACTTCCACAACCTCTGCTTGTGCTTCAACCAAGGTAGATGAGGCAAGTACTCTTATTGCTATGCATATTGATGATAAAATCGCGACTAGTGCCATTAGGCTGAGCTTTGATGAAACGAATACACTTGAAGAAGCGGATGAATTTATCGCGGTTTTTGACCAGATTTACCGTCACTTTGCTCGAATTAATCATTTAGGAGAATAA